One Bombus fervidus isolate BK054 chromosome 2, iyBomFerv1, whole genome shotgun sequence DNA segment encodes these proteins:
- the LOC139998262 gene encoding LOW QUALITY PROTEIN: eukaryotic translation initiation factor 2-alpha kinase (The sequence of the model RefSeq protein was modified relative to this genomic sequence to represent the inferred CDS: inserted 1 base in 1 codon), translated as MSFTHLWRLTLHLLCIISFRFPFIDSGDIKQLIFCEQKSSRSLLFVSTLDGKISALDANNLGEKQWTLEFNEPMLSSNIHHRELNNNGKWVRLIPSLSGGLYQFDEESLEAVPVSASQLLHSSFRYSDDLIFSGGREVKSYGISSITGKILYECGINGCINITDGETYIKQEVIIVQRFQQTVRAVEPRTGIERWNFSVGQHDLVLVPYSDMYCQNKVTPHSLDIEIKVTVPDGLVWAVNKNDPTVKLWQYKFDSPVVTIWREDASTNGNGYKNLKEINLFDSTQQFWNTDFSTSPALYLGMHNRQLYVQENTELYKSLDASPRYMQHMKYPWKPHPAIDHLTNSNKEDDVLFEITDARSITALSVLYNSEYVNGNGFYLYSTDQLELDNNKQCNHTSSNLMVIKEERKSFKENNTQGEDEDTPVQIIIVSLWYWWKEVLIISITTAILLNFMLTQRLLNATTVAKDAAFPPLIVERHIETNKNNQPTDENEIDNFKSRYLTDFEPVDCLGKGGYGVVFEAKNKIDDCNYAIKRIALPNSTYSRERVMREVKALAKLDHQNIVRYFNAWLECPPLGWQEKHDPQWINKITSPNLDFTSEEIHTETKMSNSVCINVSQTDQSSIDSACEAYELNNDSNDDSFIVFVKSQSESQDKNLVNISNSTTKSSGSSHSSNRIEKVMSKATNRSYSESIIFKDTGSRVSGKEVKKKRQRSFSLDLNNKSNTRKSPKMFLYIQMQLCQRLSLREWLKMQSIRDYRRVLNIFQQIVNAVEYVHLQGLIHRDLKPSNIFFSFDNKIKVGDFGLVTAITEGYNEAHTPSENEDVTFRNNLHTACVGTHLYMSPEQINGQGYNYKVDIYSLGIILFELLIPFVTEMERIVALINLKKSVFPKDFSNDYPAEYNLLNMMLDENPSKRPTTLGIKARPPLLNYEITKXLSINEDTKLHFELSQVTQHSSVISNGVLARLVLL; from the exons ATGTCTTTTACACACTTATGGAGACTAACACTTCATTtgttatgtataatttcattcaGATTTCCATTCATTGATAGCGGCGATATCAAACAGTTAATATTTTGTGAACAGAAATCATCTCGCAg tTTGTTATTTGTAAGTACATTAGATGGGAAGATATCTGCCTTAGATGCTAACAATCTTGGGGAAAAACAATGGACATTAGAATTTAATGAACCTATGCTATCATCAAATATTCATCATAgagaa CTTAATAATAATGGAAAATGGGTTCGCCTAATTCCATCTTTAAGTGGTGGATTGTATCAATTTGATGAAGAAAGTTTAGAAGCAGTACCAGTATCTGCAAGCCAGTTGTTGCATTCATCTTTCCGTTACTCTGATGATCTAATATTCTCGGGTGGTAGAGAAGTGAAATCATATG GTATTTCAAGTATAACAgggaaaattttatatgaatgtGGTATCAATGGTTGTATTAACATCACAGATGGAGAAACATATATCAAACAAGAAGTGATCATTGTTCAAAGATTTCAACAAACTGTAAGAGCAGTTGAACCTCGTACTGGTATTGAGAg ATGGAACTTCAGTGTAGGACAACATGACTTAGTACTTGTTCCTTATTCTGATATGTATTGTCAAAATAAAGTAACACCTCATAGTTtagatattgaaattaaagttacTGTACCTGATGGTTTGGTTTGGGCTGTTAATAAGAATGACCCTACAGTGAAATTGTGGCAATATAAG TTTGATTCTCCAGttgttactatatggcgtgaAGATGCAAGTACAAATGGCAATgggtataaaaatttgaaggaaattaatttatttgatagTACACAACAGTTTTGGAATACAGATTTTTCAACCAGTCCAGCACTTTATTTGGGTATGCACAACAGGCAGTTATATGTACAAGAAAATACAGAACTCTATAAATCATTAGATGCATCACCAAGGTATATGCAGCATATGAAATATCCATGGAAACCTCATCCTGCTATTG ATCATTTAACAAACAGTAATAAGGAAGATGatgtattatttgaaataactgATGCACGAAGTATCACTGCATTATCAGTTTTATATAATTCGGAATATGTAAatg gaaatggattttatttgtattcaaCAGATCAGTTAGAATTGGACAATAACAAACAATGTAATCATACTAGTTCAAATTTGATGGTTATCAAAGAAGAACGGAAATCGTTTAAGGAAAATAATACTCAAGGAGAGGATGAGGATACTCCTGTTCAAATTATCATTGTATCATTATGGTATTGGTG GAAGGaagttttaataatatcaattacTACTGcgattttactaaattttatgTTGACACAACGTCTATTAAATGCTACAACAGTTGCTAAAGATGCAGCGTTTCCg CCTTTAATAGTTGAAAGACATATAgagacaaataaaaataatcaaccCACTGATGAAAACGaaatcgataattttaaatCACGTTATCTCACAGATTTTGAACCAGTGGATTGTTTGGGAAAAGGTGGTTATGGTGTTGTTTTTGaggcaaaaaataaaatagatgaTTGTAATTATGCTATTAAAAGGATTGCTCTACCAAACAG TACATATTCAAGAGAACGTGTAATGCGAGAAGTAAAAGCATTGGCTAAATTGGATCATCAAAATATTGTAAGGTATTTCAATGCATGGCTCGAGTGCCCACCTTTAGGATGGCAAGAAAAACATGATCCTCAGTGGATAAACAAGATTACATCTCCAAATTTAGATTTTACTTCAGAAGAAATTCATACGGAAACAAAAATGAGTAATTCTGTTTGCATTAATGTCAGTCAGACTGATCAATCATCAATAGATAGTGCTTGTGAGGCTTATGAATTGAATAATGATTCGAATGACGATTCCTTTATTGTGTTTGTAAAATCCCAATCAGAAAGTCAGGATAAAAATCTTGTTAATATCAGTAACTCTACTACTAAGAGTTCTGGTTCATCTCATTCCAGTAACAGAATTGAAAAAGTAATGTCAAAAGCTACTAATCGTTCATATTCTGAAAGCATTATATTCAAAGACACTGGCAGTAGAGTGTCAGGAAAAGAAGTGAAGAAAAAACGCCAAAGATCGTTTTCTTTAGATCTGAATAATAAGTCGAATACACGTAAATCTCCAAAAATGTTCCTTTACATACAAATGCAATTGTGCCAAAGGTTAAGTCTCAGAGAATGGCTAAAAATGCAGTCAATACGAGATTATCGTCGTGTATTAAACATATTTCAGCAAATAGTTAATGCTGTGGAATATGTTCACTTACAAGGACTTATTCACCGTGATTTGAAG ccttcaaatatatttttctctttcgataataaaataaaagttggaGATTTTGGCCTTGTAACCGCAATAACAGAAGGTTACAATGAAGCTCATACTCCTTCAGAGAACGAAGACGTTAcatttagaaataatttacataccGCGTGTGTCGGTACTCATCTTTATATGTCTCCTGAACAAATAAATGGTCAGGGCTATAATTATAAGGTAGATATCTATTCTTtaggaattattttatttgaactcCTCATTCCATTTGTTACTGAAATGGAAAGAATTGTTGCCCTTATAAACTTAAAGAAGTCAGTGTTTCCAAAAGATTTCAGTAATGATTATCCGGCCGAG tacaATTTGTTGAACATGATGTTAGATGAAAATC